Part of the Paenarthrobacter sp. JL.01a genome is shown below.
CACCAAGTACCTGGGCGGACACGGTTCAGCCATTGCAGGGGTCATAGTCGATTCCGGCAACTTCGACTTCGGCAAGGACCCGGAGCGCTTCCCGGGGTTCAACACGCCGGATCCCAGCTACAACGGACTGGTCTACGCCCGCGACCTTGGCAAGGACGGGGCGCTTGGTGCCAACCTTTCCTACATCCTCAAGGCCCGCGTCCAACTGCTCCGCGACCTCGGATCCGCCGTCGCACCCTTCAATGCCTTCCTCATCGCCCAGGGCCTGGAGACCTTGAGTCTGCGCGTGGAACGGCATGTCTCCAACGCCACCAAAGTGGCGCAATGGCTGGAAGCCCACGACGACGTCGAATCGGTCGCCTACGCCGGCCTGCCGTCCAGCCCTTGGTACGAACGGGGCCAAAAGTACGGTCCCCGGGGCACGGGCGCAATCGTCGCGTTCAACATCAAGGGTGGCGTCGAAGCCGGCAAGCGCTTCGTGGACGGGCTGGAGCTGCACTCCCACGTGGCCAACATCGGCGACGTCCGCTCCCTGGTCATCCACCCGGCGTCGACTACGCACAGCCAGCTGACTCCCGAACAGCAGCTCGTCGCAGGCGTCAATCCGGGCCTGGTCCGCCTGTCCGTCGGCATTGAGCACGTCGACGACATTATCGCCGACCTTGAGGCGGGTTTCCGGGCAGCCAAGGGCGCCTGAGCCCGTGCTCCCAGTAGCGGGCTGATACATCGGGGCTGCCGTCCGGATCGACGATTATTCGCCGGACGGCGGCCCCGGGTGCACTTTGGTGAATCAAAACGGCACCTAACGTCACACTGATGTCACATTCTTCGCCAGAAGGGTGGAGTTTTTCCTAGACTCTACGTATTAGGTCATGAGTGCCAGCAGATAGCCCCGGCTTGCTGGCCGGCAACCCTCCTTCCGCGGTGGGGTGCCCCGGGTGAGGACCTGGCCTGTCCGCACGCAAGGCGACAGGCAAGCGCGAGGTTAGGTATCAAAGGAATGACCATCACTGCTACAGCCCTTCCCAAATCCGGTGAAGCCGACGGAACAGTCAAGTACGCGGGCGTAGGGCCGCTGGCCCTGGAAGCCGGTGGCTATCTTCCCGATGTCGTGCTGGCGTACGAAACGTGGGGACAACTCAACGCGGACCGCTCCAACGCTGTCCTGATCCAGCACGCCCTGACGGGCAGCACCCATGTCGCCCGCGGGGCCACCGATGAGGAAGGGTGGTGGGAGCAGCTCGTTGGGCCCGGTGCCACCATCGACACCAACCGGTACTTCGTCGTTTCCATCAATATCGTGGGTGGCTGCTACGGGAGCACCGGCCCTTCCTCGACCGCCCCCGATGGAAAGCCGTGGGGTTCCCGGTTCCCGCTGGTCACGCTGCGGGACAGCACGGAGGCCGAAGCCCGGCTCGCGGACCTGCTGGGTATTGACGCTTGGCACGCTGTACTGGGCGGCTCCATGGGAGGAGCCAGGGCACTTGAATGGGCCGTCACTTTCCCGGAACGGGTCAACCGTTGTGCGGTCATCTCGGTGGGCGCTTACAGCACGGCCGAACAGATCGCGTTCGCCCAGGCCCAAACCCTGGCCATCCGACAGGACCCGCACTTCAACAACGGGGACTACTACGACGGCCAGGCACCGGAGCATGGACTGGCGCTGGCCCGCAGGATCGCGCACATCACCTACCGTTCCGCCCTGGAACTGGACCTGCGCTTCGGCCGGGAGGCCCAGCACCAGGAGACGCCGCTCGCTGCTGCGGTGCTGGGAGAGCGCGGGCGCTACCAAGTGGAAAGCTACCTTGACCATCAGGGCACGAAGCTTGTCCGCCGCTTCGATGCCAACAGTTACATCGCCATCACCGAAGCCCTGATGTCCCATGACGTCACGCGTGGTCGGGGCACCCTGCAGGAAGCTCTTTCCCGTGCAACCGCCGACTTCTTCGTGGCCGCCGTGAACACGGACCGGCTGTATTTTCCGGCCCAGTCGAAGGAACTTGCGGCGGCTCTTCCGGGCGATGTTCCCGTCCACACCATCGACGCGCCGATCGGCCACGACGGCTTCCTTACCGAAATCGGCCAGCTGTCCGGGCAGCTTAGAGGGGCTTTCTTCTCCTGAGCCTCAACGGCTTCGATGGGTCTGGAAGATCACGTGTGCGGCTGATCAGCCGTTCATGATCTCCTGGCGCTGCTTCATGTAGTCCTCCATGGCGATCTGGCCGTTGGTGAACTTCGCGTCCAGTTCGGCCAGTTTCTTCGCACGGTAGCCTTGGGGCTCCGCCGCTGCGGTGGGGAATGATGCGGGAGATGAAGGGTTCGACGGCGGTGCGGCCTGCGGTGCCTCATCCGCGGGGCGGATGATGGCGGGCCCGGGCTTATACCCAGGGTAGTTCTGTGCGGGGTAATTCTGGCCAGGGTAGCCCTGGGGCGGGTAACCCGGGCCGGGAAGGCTTTGCTGCCGATAATCCGGACCCGGGAAATTCCCGTTCTGCAGGCGACGCGCCTTGGAACGGTTGTACATGCGGATTCCCATGGGAATCAGCCACGAGCAGACGATGATCCAAAAGAACAGATTGTTCACAGTGCATGCCTCCGAAGTCTCAACCCCAGCTTAGACCCGCCGCGTCACAGCTGCTTCACTGTCGCACCAGCTTCGTCTCCATCCCCAGGAACGTGCCGTAGCGCGCTGCCTCCGCTTCCAGTGCGGCCTGTTCTTCCTTCGTGGCCGGCGTATTCATCCGCACGTCCAGCTCGCAGGCGCCGCCAGTGAAGCTGTGCCGCCACCAGCCTGCCAATCTTCCGTCCAGGAGGACCACGTGCATGGGGCCGTTGTCTTCGGGGAAATACGGAGCGGTACCGCCGAGGTAGTGGCGCGACTGTGAGTAGCCCATTACGTACTCGTCGTAGCACTGGATGAGGTCGATGCGGGGCGGTATGGGTTCGTTGGTGCCAGGGAGTGCCCCAAGGGCCTCTGCATGAGCTGAAGGCAGGTAAAAGTCCACGTCGTCTGCGGAAACCGCCGCCAAAGCACCGGGCGCGAGGTCCGAAGCGACGTGGAGGCCCAATTTCACGTCCTTCATGGTCAACCCGGACCAGGCCGAGCAGTCCTTCACTGTGGCAGGCCCCCGACTACTGAAGTACCGCAGGGCCAACTGCCCCAAGGCTTGCTCCCGCTCCGTGCCGGTGAGCGGACCGGCAAACCTCCCGGTCGCGCGTTCTTCGAACAAGGCGTATGTCTGTTTAAGGGCACCGCCCGCCGAACGCACGGGAGCGCCGCTGACCAGGATGCCGCTGATTTCCGCGTGCATGAGGTGGTAGACGAAGCCCAGGCCCTTGCCGGGCAAGCCTGCTTGTCCCAGAACGTCAGCCAACTCTTCGCGGGTCTTGTGCGCGCCGCCCGCTACCGCCGCCGCGAGGATCCTGCCGCTGCGCGCGGCGGTTTCTTCATCCACTCCGGTCCGCCGGTACATTCCTTGGTTGCCCCTATCGAGCCGGTCGCTCGAGAGGCCCATCAGCCAGCCAAGATCGTCCCGGTGAACAAAATGCCACGTGGGCCGCAGGATGTGGGTCCGCAGGATGGTTCCGTCCGCCACGTCCTGCTCAACGATCGCGGCAGTGCTCGCGGGTGTCCGCTGCGCCACAGTCCACCGGGCGTAGGGGAATTCCTGCGCCTGGACGGCAAGGAGGTTGCGCACGGCGTCCCCTGGACTGCCGGCAAGGGGCGGTCTCAACTGCTGGCGCCGCAGACGAAGCTGGCGGATCTGCTCTACCCGTTGCGAAGGATTAGTGGCCACGCAAGCCTGCCGAACCTGTCATTTCCACCCTCGCTGCTCTGTCCCTGCTAGCTGCGCGGCATCAAGGTGCCGCCGGCGCCGAAGACGGGCCCCGCCGTCGGGCGCTTTGGCGTGATGCCGTCGCCGGAGGACTGGTGCCTCAATCGGCGGATGACCCACGGAACAAAGTACTCACGGGCCCAGACGAGATCCGAGGAGCGGGCTTCGCGCCACGTCCGTGGCGGGAGGGGCTTGGGCATCAGGGGCTCCAGGGTGTGCTGGACGTTCAGCGCGTCCAGGACCATCATGGCGATGGTGTGGTGGCCCAGGGGCGAAAAGTGAAGACGGTCCGCGTCCCACATCTGGGGATCGGACAGCTGCCGCAGGGACCACATGTCGGCGATGATGGCGTCGTGGCGGGCAGCGACAGTCCGCAGGTTCTCGTTGTAGATGGCGACCTTGCCCCGGATCCGGCCCAGGACCGAAGACGCCGTGTCGGGGCCGTTGAACAGGACCACGGTGGCACCACCGGAGCTCAGCTCGCCTACAGCGGCGTCGAGCTTTTCGGCCAGGAGGTCCGGATCGCCCCCGGGCCGGATGAGGTCATTGCCGCCGGCTGAAATGGAGATAAGGTCTGGTTGCAGTTCCAGGCACGGGCCCACCTGCTCATCCACGATCTGCTGCAGCAGCCGCCCACGGATCGCCAGGTTTGCGTAGGCGAAATCCTCGTGTCCACGACCCAGCTCTTCGGCCACACGGTCTGCCCAGCCGCGGTTGCCGCCGGGATTTGCAGGTTCGGGATCGCCGATGCCTTCTGTGAACGAATCACCCAGTGCCACGTAACGGCTCCAAGGGTGCGTTTGAACAGGTTCGCCAGGTTCCACTAAATGATTGTTCTCACTCACGCTCATATCCTGCCCCCTGACGCCCGACCTACGCCACCGTAGGTTGTTACTTGGGAGTAACTGCAAGAATGGAGCCATGACTGAAGCCCCCGTTTTTCCCGCCCCCGTAGTCCTCTGGTCCCACGACGAAGCCGAGCGCGCCGGCAAGCCCCTGCTGGTCCTGCTGCACGGCTACGGTTCCAACGAGGAGGACCTCTTCAGCCTGGCAGGGCTCCTCCCGGATGGCTTCGTGGTGGCAGCCCTCCGCGCACCGATGCCCACGGGGCCGGGCTTCACCTGGTTCCCGTTGACGGCATCGATCGATTACTCCCTGGACGCAGTGAAGCTTGCCGCCGAGTACGCCTTGGACTGGCTGGACACGGTCAAGGCCAACCACTCCTCGGTAACGCTGCTTGGATTCTCCATGGGCATGGCGATGGCGACCACGATGCTGCGCTACCGACCCGCGGACTTCGCTGCCGTCGTCGGGCTTTCAGGCTTTGTGGTGGACGCCGGAGCGGACGCGGCCTTCCGCGATGACGAACTGGACGGCTCTGTTCCCATGTTCTGGGGGCGCGACCAGCAGGACCCCGTCATTACGCAGGACAAGATCGAATACACGATGGGCTGGGTCCGGAAGCACGTGGACCTCACCAAGGTGCTCTACACAGGGATGTGGCATGGGATCAACCAGCAGGAAATCGGCCACGTAGGGGAGTTCCTCACCCACAAGGTCCTCAACGGTTGAGTTTTTGTACACATAACGCCCCTAAAAGGGGTTCTTAAGGGCGTTATGTGTACAAAAACTCCGGAGGGTTAGGCGGTGGTGATCCGGACCGTCTGTCCGTTGACGGTCACGGTATCGCCGGCATGGAGCTGGCGGCCGCGTCGCTCGTCGATTTCTCCGTTGACCTTGACCAGGCCGTTCTTGATGAGCTCCGCGGCCTCCACGCCGTCCTCCACCAGGTTGGCGAGCTTCAACAGCTGGCCCAGGCGGATCATGTCGTCGCGGATGGGAATCTCTTCGATTTCGGGGTTGCTCATACAGCAATGATGCCTGAAGTAGTGTGGTGACGGTGCCGCAGCCTTCGTCCCGTCCCGCCCTTCCTTTGGCCGTCGGCCTCATCCTCGCACTTGTCACCGGCTTGGTGCTCCCGATTCAGGGACGCATCAACGGGGCACTGAGCGCTGTCCTGAACGACGGCATTGCCGCTTCCGTAGTGAGCTTCACCACGGGCCTGGCAGTGATTGCCGTGATTTCCCTGAGCACACCAAAGGGCAGGACCGGGCTGCGGAGCATCGTACCCGCCGTCCGCAGCCGCAGCTTCCCGCCCTTCTACGTGATGGCCGGTGGCGTCGGAGCTTTCTTCGTTTTCGCACAGTCCTACACCGTGGGCCTTCTGGGCGTGGCCGTGTTCACGGTTGCCTCGGTGACCGGCCAGACCCTCAGCGGTCTGTTGGTGGATCGGCTCGGCATTGCCCCGGGCGGCAAACGCTCCATCACGGGACTGCGGGTGTTGGGCAGTGTCCTCACTGTCGCGGCGGTCGCGTGGGCGGTGTCGCCGCATTTCGGCGTCTCCACCGACGTCGGAATGATGGTGTTGCCGATCTTGCTGCCGCTTTTGGCGGGTTTCCTGATGAGCTTTCAGCAAGCCATGAATGGTACGGCCACCGTGCACTACGGCACGCCCCTGGCCACGACGGTGGTCAATTTCCTGGCAGGATCGGTGGTGTTGTGGATCGCCTGGCTGATCAAGGCGTCGCTCGTGGGAACCGGCAATCCGTTGCCCGCACAGTTGTGGTACTACCTTGGCGGCCCACTGGGCTGCGTTGCGATCGGCCTGGCGGCCCTGCTGGTCCGCAGCCTCGGCGTTCTTATCACCGGCTTGGGCATGATTGCCGGGCAACTGCTGGGGTCGCTGATGCTCGACGTCGTGATCCCCACTTCCGGTACGGTGGTCGCCTTGCCCACGGTGCTGGGCACCCTGCTGACCCTTGCCGCGATCATCGTTGCCACTTTGCCGTGGCCCAAGGGAGCATTCGCACGGAGAGGTGCGGCGAAAGGCCGGTAGGGTAGGAGTCAGCAAATTTTCCCCAAACACCCCGCCGGGCGACCTTGTCCGGAACCGGGGCCAACCACCCGCGGACCGCACCCAGCGGCCCTGTAGAACAAATGGAGTTACCCATGGCAGCAAAATCCGTCCTTGACCAGGTCATTTCCCTCTCCAAACGAAGGGGCTTTGTCTTCCAGGCCGGTGAAATCTATGGTGGCTCCCGCTCTGCATGGGATTACGGTCCCCTCGGTGCGGAACTGAAGGAAAACATCAAGCGCCAGTGGTGGCAGAGCATGGTCCGCGGCCGCGAAGACGTCGTTGGCCTTGACTCCTCGGTGATCCTTCCCCGCCAGGTATGGGAAGCTTCCGGCCACGTCGAGGTTTTCTCGGACCCCCTGGTTGAGTGCCTTTCCTGCCACAAGCGCTACCGCGCGGACCACCTTGAAGAAGAATACGAGGAAAAGAAGGGCCGCCCTCCCGAGAATGGCCTGGCTGACATTGTTTGCGCCAACTGCGGCACCCGCGGACAGTGGACCGAACCCCAGGAATTCTCGGGCCTCCTGAAGACCTTCCTCGGCCCTGTAGCCAGCGAAGAAGGCCTGCACTACTTGCGTCCGGAAACGGCACAGGGCATCTTCGTCAACTTCAACAACGTGCTCACCACTTCGCGGAAGAAGCCGCCGTTCGGCATCGGCCAGATCGGCAAGTCCTTCCGTAACGAAATCACGCCCGGTAACTTCATTTTCCGCACCCGTGAGTTCGAACAGATGGAGATGGAGTTCTTCGTCGAGCCAGGCACGGACGAAGAATGGCACCAGTACTGGATGAAGGAGCGCATGTCCTGGTACCGGGACCTGGGCATCCGCGAAGAGAACCTCCGCTTCTTCGAGCACCCGCTTGAGAAGCTCAGCCACTACTCCAAGGGCACCACGGACATCGAGTACCGCTTCGGGTTCCAGGGCTCCGAGTGGGGCGAGCTCGAAGGCATCGCCAACCGTACGGACTTCGACCTCTCCACGCACGCCAAGGCTTCCGGCACGGACCTTAGTTACTTCAACCAGGCCACCAACGAGCGCTACACGCCGTACGTGATCGAACCCGCCGCCGGCCTGACCCGGTCCTTCATGGCGTTCCTGATCGACGCGTACACCGAGGACGAGGCACCCAACGCCAAGGGCGGCGTCGACGTCCGAACCGTACTCAAGCTCGACCCGCGACTGGCCCCGGTCAAGGCCGCAGTCCTGCCGCTGAGCCGCAACGAGGACCTCTCGCCGAAGGCCAAGGCGCTGGGCGCCCAGCTGCGCAAGAACTGGAACATCGACTTTGACGACGCCGGTGCCATCGGCCGCCGCTACCGTCGCCAGGACGAAATCGGCACCCCGTTCTGCATCACCGTGGATTTCGACACCCTCGAAGACCAGGCCGTGACCATCCGCGAGCGCGACACCATGAGCCAGGAACGCGTGTCCCTGGACAAGGTCGAAGGCTACCTGGCCGCACGCTTGATCGGCGCCTAGCCGTGGCATTGGAATACCGCGAATGGAAGGAAGGCGACGACCTCGCCCTCCTGGAGATCTGGGGTGGTCCTGAGACCCTCCCGGCCGAGCAGTTCCGTGCTGCCCTCGCGCCCTCGAGCAACCAGCCCTGGCGGCGGTGCATCGTGGCCGAAGACGTGGTGGACGGCGTGCGGATTCCTGTTGCGGCGGGTGTGGTCCACGAGGCCTCGCTTCACCCGGAACGGCTGTGGGCCTACATCGAGGTTGCCAAGGACCACCGCCGCGAAGGTGTCGGTGCAACCTTGCTGACCATGCTTCGCGCCGAAGCCGGCAACGCGCCGTCGGGCGTTTCGAAGCTGCGCAGCAAGGTAGAGCCGGACACTGCCGGTGCGGCGTTCGCCGCCGCTGCCGGTCTTGCACCGATCCAGCGCTCCCAGCTGGTGGTCGTGGACCCGGAGCCGCTCCCGCTTCCGCGGTTCGGCGATGGCTCCGAGGAAGCCGCGTCCGAGCGCGTGGAGGACCTGGCAACGGGTTCGGTTGAGTTGAGCGAGGCGGTGGGCAAGTACTACACCCACGTCCACCACTGGGACAGTCCGGGGGAGCTCAGCGTCGCCACTGTCCAGCGCCTGTTCCTGCATGACCTGACCGGCGCCCATGGTGCCATTGTGCTGCGTGCGCCCAAGGCCAGTGCCTTTGGCCAGGGTGTTCCGGCCAGCCGCAAGGGAAAGATCCAGGCGTTCGCCATCAGCTACGCGCAAGGTGACTCCGAGGAGCCATCGGACGTCTTTCTGGGCCACGACCCCAGCCTGTCGGCCGAGGAAGCCGCTTTTGCCGTTCGCGACCTGTTGGCGCTCATTGCCTACCAGCACCCCGTGCTGCTGGAAGTTGACGAGTCCATGACAGCCCTGCGAACAGTCCTTGAGCCCTTGCTGGAGTCCGGCAAAGCCCATGTCCGGGGCGCGGACACGTTGATTGTGAGCGACTGACCGGTTCCCCACCACAGTCATCGAGCACTGCTGATCCTGTCCGGCCCATCGTTCATGGGACGGGCAGGATTTGCTGTTTCCGGGTCCTTGCCAAAGGTTCTTGACGTGGCCAGGGCTCAGGAGTAGTCCTATCGAAGTAAGCCCCCACGCCGTCACGAACAGGGGGACAAGCGTGAGGAAAGTCCGGTCTCACGTCTGAATCGATGGTAAGCACTATGAACCCAATCGCCCTCGACGGGCTGCGGGAACAGTTGCGTGGGCAACTTGTCACCCCCGAAGATCCTGACTACGACGCAGCACGCGCCGTCTTCAACGCGATGGTGGACAAACGCCCTGCCGGTGTCATCCGCGTAGCGCAGGTTTCCGATGTCATCGCCGGAGTGAACTTCGCCCGGGAAAACTCCATGCCCCTGGCTATCAGGGGAGGTGGCCACAGCGCTCCCGGATTCGGCACCTGGGACGATGCCCTTGTGCTGGACTTCGTTAATCGCACTGGCGTCCGGGTGGATCCACAACGTTCCAGGGCGCGGGCCGAGGGCGGCGCGACGTGGGCCGACTTCAACCACGCCACCCACGCTTTCGGGCTGGCGACCACCGGCGGCATCGTCGGGTCCACCGGTGTGGCGGGCCTGACGCTGGGCGGGGGGATCGGGTACCTCGCCAGGAAGTACGGATTGTCCTGCGACAACCTTGTCTCGGCGGATGTCGTCACCGCGGACGGAAACTTCCTGATCGCCAGCGATGAACAGAACGAGGACCTGTTCTGGGCGATCAGGGGCGGCGGCGGCAACTTCGGGGTGGTGACGTCCCTGGAGTTCGAACTCCATCCCGTGGACATGGTCCATGCCGGGATCATCATTTATGGTGCGGAGAACATCCCTGCAGTGGCCAGGTTCTATCGTGACTATATAGCTTCCGCACCCGAAGAGTTCGGGGCGTTCCTGGGCTTCCACCAAGGACCGCCGGTGCCTTTCCTCCCCGAGGAATGGCACGGAAAGGCCGTCTGCGTGGTGGTGGGAATGTGGACGGGCGACCCCGCTGAAGGGGACGCCCGCTGGCAGCCGTTCCTGGAGGCCGCTCCAGTGGCGGGATCCATGGTGGGACCCATGCCCTATCCGGCGTTGAACGTGGCTTTTGACGGACTTAATCCCAAGGGCATGCAGGGGTATTGGAAGGCCAATTTCCTGCGCGAACTCAACGACGGTGCGATCGCTGCCCACGCCCAGTTCGGGGCCACCGTGACCAGTATGAACACCGCGGTCCACGTCTACCCCATCGATGGCGCGGTGTCCCGGGTGGGCATCCAGGACACTGCGTTCGCCCACCGCGACATGAAGTTCTCGCCGGTCATCGCAACCCAGTGGCCCGATCCCGCTGACAACGAAGCCAATATGGCCTGGGCCCGTGGGTATGCGGCAGCGTTGGCGCCCCACTCCGAAGCCGGCGGTTATATCAACTTCATGGACTCGGAGGACCAAAACAGGGTGGCGGACAATTACGGACCCAACTGGGAGAAGTTGGTGGCCGTCAAAGCGAAATACGACCCCGGCAACCTCTTCCGCGTCAACCAGAACATCCCGCCGGCCTGAGCAGGAGCGCCCTGCTGTCCACGTAGGCTTAACCCATGAGGTTTTGCAGCTGATGGGCCACAGTCACTCCCACGGTCATTCTGAAGGTTTGGAACCAAGCCCGCAGGCAGTCGCTTCCCGTAAACGGGCCAACTGGCTGCTGGCCGCGGTGCTCGTGCCCCTTGGGGTGTTGACGCTCGTGGCGATGCTGCTCATGTGGCCCTCGGGCAGCAGGGAAGGGATCAACTTTTCAAGTCCCTACCAGGCAGCCCCCGGGGTGACTTTCGATACCGGCAGGATCCAGAGCGTGGTGGTGGAAAGCTGCACCCAGACGGGCCAGAACAGCAGCGCCCAAAGCCAAACCGGCCAAAGCCAAACTGGCCAGAACCAGGCAGGCGGTTCCCAGTGCACCTTCGCTTTCACCGTGCCGGACAAGGGCGGGGAAGCGGTGAAGGTGGTGATCAACCCTGATGTTGCCATGTCGCACGGCGTGGATGTGGGCGACTCGATCCGTTATTTGAATCTTTCCGGTGTCCAAGGCAGCAACGCGGGCAACGGGGCACCGGCGTACGTCTTCGTGGATTTCGTCCGCAACATCCCCATTGCGGCCTTGGCTGTCTTGTACGCCGTAGTGGTGATTGCGGTGGCCCGTTGGCGTGGCTTCCGTGCCCTTCTGGGCCTGGTGGGTGCCTACTTCGTCCTTGTCAGCTTCATCCTGCCTGGCCTCGTTGAGGGCAAGCCGCCGTTGTTGTTGGCGTTGGTGGGGTCCACAGTGATCATGATCGGTGTCCTCTACTTCGCCCACGGATTCTCAGCGCGGACATCCACGGCGTTGCTCGGGACCATTTTCGGGCTCGGTATCACCGCATTGCTTGCCGCCTGGGCCACCGACGCAGCCAACCTTGCCGGTGTAGGAAACCACGACGCCGCGACCTTGGTGAACATGTCGCCCCAGATCTCCATCTCGGGAATCATCCTTTGCGGACTCATCATTTCCGGCCTTGGTGTCCTGAACGACGTCACCATCACTCAGTCCTCGGCGGTGTGGGAGCTCTACGAACTCGCACCGAACACCAGCGCCCGGAAGCTCTTCTCCTCGGCCATGCGGATTGGCCGTGACCACATCGCGTCCACCGTGTACACCATTGCGTTCGCCTACGCGGGAGCGGCACTTCCTATCCTGATCATCGTGATGCTATACGACCGCCCCCTCGCCGAAGCCCTCACCAGCGCCGAGCTGTCGGAGGAAGTCATCCGCACCCTGGTGGGCTCCATCGGCCTGGTCCTCGCCATTCCCGTCACAACCCTCATCGCCGTCCTGGTGGTCAAAGCCACCGGCATGAAGCGCCTTGCCGCCGCCAGCGGACCGACCGTCAGTGCCGACGACCTTGACGATACCGGCGCGCTGGCCGCGGCCGCCGTCGTCGTGGGTTCCGGGCAGGACGACAAGAACGACGCCGGTGTGCGGCCCGGTGCCTACGGCAGGACAGGCAGTGATGAGGGTCAGGACGCCCAAACGCCGGCGCGGCCGGGAAGCCGCCGGGCGCAACGCGAAGCCGAGCGCCGGGGGAGCGATTGACCCGATGACATTTGTCATCTCCAACTGATGACACCCGCTACGGGTGCGCGGACGGGCCTGGGGCTTGAATGGATGTACAAGACCTATTCCAGGGGGAGCCATGACAACATCGGGAGTGCCGGCCGTTCACGCAGTCGGACTGCATAAGAGTTTCGGGAAGGTCCAGGCCGTGCGTGGCCTGGACCTGACCGTGCAGCAAGGGGAGGTGGTGGCTTTCCTCGGGCCGAACGGGGCGGGCAAGACCACCACCATCGACATGATCCTGGGGCTAAGCACGCCGGACCAGGGTGAAGTTTCCATTTTCGGGCACACCCCCAGGGGCGCCATCGCCCGGGGCCAGGTAGCGGCCGTCATGCAAACCGGCGGACTCCTGAGGGACATCAGTGTCCGCGAGACCGTGCAGCTCACCGCGGCCATGTTCGAATCGTCGCGGCCGGTGGAAGAGGTATTGAAGCGGGCGGGCATCCAGGACATCGCCGATCGCCGCGTGGAAAAGTGCTCGGGCGGCCAGCAGCAACGCCTGCGGTTCGCCATGGCGTTGGTCTCGGATCCGGGCTTGTTGATCCTGGACGAGCCAACCACCGGTATGGACGTGGCCGGCCGCCGCGATTTCTGGTCCGCGATCCGCGCGGATGCCACCAAGGGCCGGACCGTCATTTTCGCCACGCATTACCTGGAGGAAGCAGACGCCTACGCGGACCGCATTGTCCTGGTCCGGCAGGGCACCATCGTGGCCGACGGAACCGCGGCCCAGATCAAGAATCTGGCCTCCGGCCGGACGGTCCGGGCTTCCCTGCCACCGGAGGACCGTGACCTGCTCGCCGCGTTGTCGCCGGCCGACGCCGTGGAGTACGACGGCGGCCGCGTCACCGTCCGCACGTCCGACTCGGATTCCGTGGTCCGGTTCCTCCTGAACAGCACCCGCGCCCACGACCTTGAAGTGGTGGCCCACAACCTCGAGGAAGCTTTCGTGGCACTGACCGGCGAAGCGCCAGCCACAGAGGCAACCCCGGCATTCGAAGGAGGCCGGTCATGAGCCAGGCAACAGCAATCCAGGACCGGAAACCCTCGGCAGGCGGAGTCAACGCCACCTTCCTCTGGATAGAGATCAAACGGATGCTCCGGAACCGGCGGACCGTCATGTTCACCGTCCTGATGCCGGCCATCTTCTTCTTTATCTTCGGCCTGTCCAACAAGAACCAGCAGCTACCCAACGGCCACAGCTACGGCCAGTACAT
Proteins encoded:
- a CDS encoding bifunctional o-acetylhomoserine/o-acetylserine sulfhydrylase produces the protein MSQGWSFETRQIHAGQEPDAATGARSLPIYQTTSFVFPSAESAANRFALAELAPIYTRIGNPTQDAVEQRIASLEGGLGALLLSSGQAAETFAILNIAEAGDHIVASPSLYGGTYNLFAHTLKKFGISVTFVEDPDNLQQWRDAVQPNTKLFFGEVVSNPRQDVLDIEGVAGVAHEAGLPLIVDNTLSTPYLIRPIEWGADIVVHSATKYLGGHGSAIAGVIVDSGNFDFGKDPERFPGFNTPDPSYNGLVYARDLGKDGALGANLSYILKARVQLLRDLGSAVAPFNAFLIAQGLETLSLRVERHVSNATKVAQWLEAHDDVESVAYAGLPSSPWYERGQKYGPRGTGAIVAFNIKGGVEAGKRFVDGLELHSHVANIGDVRSLVIHPASTTHSQLTPEQQLVAGVNPGLVRLSVGIEHVDDIIADLEAGFRAAKGA
- a CDS encoding homoserine O-acetyltransferase, coding for MTITATALPKSGEADGTVKYAGVGPLALEAGGYLPDVVLAYETWGQLNADRSNAVLIQHALTGSTHVARGATDEEGWWEQLVGPGATIDTNRYFVVSINIVGGCYGSTGPSSTAPDGKPWGSRFPLVTLRDSTEAEARLADLLGIDAWHAVLGGSMGGARALEWAVTFPERVNRCAVISVGAYSTAEQIAFAQAQTLAIRQDPHFNNGDYYDGQAPEHGLALARRIAHITYRSALELDLRFGREAQHQETPLAAAVLGERGRYQVESYLDHQGTKLVRRFDANSYIAITEALMSHDVTRGRGTLQEALSRATADFFVAAVNTDRLYFPAQSKELAAALPGDVPVHTIDAPIGHDGFLTEIGQLSGQLRGAFFS
- a CDS encoding winged helix DNA-binding domain-containing protein; this translates as MRNLLAVQAQEFPYARWTVAQRTPASTAAIVEQDVADGTILRTHILRPTWHFVHRDDLGWLMGLSSDRLDRGNQGMYRRTGVDEETAARSGRILAAAVAGGAHKTREELADVLGQAGLPGKGLGFVYHLMHAEISGILVSGAPVRSAGGALKQTYALFEERATGRFAGPLTGTEREQALGQLALRYFSSRGPATVKDCSAWSGLTMKDVKLGLHVASDLAPGALAAVSADDVDFYLPSAHAEALGALPGTNEPIPPRIDLIQCYDEYVMGYSQSRHYLGGTAPYFPEDNGPMHVVLLDGRLAGWWRHSFTGGACELDVRMNTPATKEEQAALEAEAARYGTFLGMETKLVRQ
- a CDS encoding SGNH/GDSL hydrolase family protein, whose amino-acid sequence is MSVSENNHLVEPGEPVQTHPWSRYVALGDSFTEGIGDPEPANPGGNRGWADRVAEELGRGHEDFAYANLAIRGRLLQQIVDEQVGPCLELQPDLISISAGGNDLIRPGGDPDLLAEKLDAAVGELSSGGATVVLFNGPDTASSVLGRIRGKVAIYNENLRTVAARHDAIIADMWSLRQLSDPQMWDADRLHFSPLGHHTIAMMVLDALNVQHTLEPLMPKPLPPRTWREARSSDLVWAREYFVPWVIRRLRHQSSGDGITPKRPTAGPVFGAGGTLMPRS
- a CDS encoding alpha/beta hydrolase — protein: MTEAPVFPAPVVLWSHDEAERAGKPLLVLLHGYGSNEEDLFSLAGLLPDGFVVAALRAPMPTGPGFTWFPLTASIDYSLDAVKLAAEYALDWLDTVKANHSSVTLLGFSMGMAMATTMLRYRPADFAAVVGLSGFVVDAGADAAFRDDELDGSVPMFWGRDQQDPVITQDKIEYTMGWVRKHVDLTKVLYTGMWHGINQQEIGHVGEFLTHKVLNG
- a CDS encoding RNA-binding S4 domain-containing protein — protein: MSNPEIEEIPIRDDMIRLGQLLKLANLVEDGVEAAELIKNGLVKVNGEIDERRGRQLHAGDTVTVNGQTVRITTA
- a CDS encoding DMT family transporter — translated: MVTVPQPSSRPALPLAVGLILALVTGLVLPIQGRINGALSAVLNDGIAASVVSFTTGLAVIAVISLSTPKGRTGLRSIVPAVRSRSFPPFYVMAGGVGAFFVFAQSYTVGLLGVAVFTVASVTGQTLSGLLVDRLGIAPGGKRSITGLRVLGSVLTVAAVAWAVSPHFGVSTDVGMMVLPILLPLLAGFLMSFQQAMNGTATVHYGTPLATTVVNFLAGSVVLWIAWLIKASLVGTGNPLPAQLWYYLGGPLGCVAIGLAALLVRSLGVLITGLGMIAGQLLGSLMLDVVIPTSGTVVALPTVLGTLLTLAAIIVATLPWPKGAFARRGAAKGR